In the genome of Candidatus Microbacterium phytovorans, one region contains:
- a CDS encoding hemolysin family protein: protein MTEALLLIAAVALVALGGLMAALDAALGVTSRADVAELSQTGRNRTSLGRIAADPEAHGNAVVFIRILAETTAAVLVMGAFTLLFDSIWWAMLAAALLMTAVSFVLVGASPRSYGRQHAKGLLRGGAPIIRGARIVLGPLAHLLVILGNRVTPGVSRGTSFASEEQLLSMVDEAASQDLIEEDDRELIHSVFDFTDTFVRAVMVPRTDMVTMSGTVTTEDAMRLFLDKGVSRIPIADDDADDITGVVYLKDLVQFAYRDERSWRDAPVSRIARPAVFVPESMKAETLLQQMKRDAVHVCLVVDEYGGVAGLVTLEDLIEELVGEIADEYDPRSSEVVDLGDGRYRVSARLGLDEVGELFGLELEDDDVDSVGGLLGKLLGRVPLPGATAEHGGLVFTGGTSRGRGRGLATVFVERSAALDAVDGAFVGTIPPLSGPIPTIKGES, encoded by the coding sequence ATGACCGAAGCCCTCCTCCTGATCGCCGCCGTCGCGCTCGTCGCGCTCGGCGGTCTCATGGCCGCGCTGGACGCCGCGCTCGGTGTGACGTCGCGTGCGGATGTGGCCGAGCTCTCCCAGACCGGACGCAACCGGACCTCGCTCGGAAGGATCGCGGCTGATCCGGAGGCACACGGCAACGCCGTCGTCTTCATCCGCATCCTCGCCGAGACGACGGCCGCCGTGCTCGTCATGGGTGCGTTCACGCTGCTGTTCGACAGCATCTGGTGGGCCATGCTCGCGGCGGCGCTCCTCATGACGGCGGTGTCGTTCGTCCTCGTCGGGGCGAGCCCCCGCAGCTACGGACGCCAGCACGCGAAAGGACTGCTCCGCGGCGGCGCCCCGATCATCCGCGGCGCACGCATCGTGCTCGGCCCCCTCGCCCATCTCCTCGTCATCCTCGGCAACCGGGTGACGCCCGGCGTCTCCCGCGGCACCTCTTTCGCGTCCGAGGAGCAGCTGCTCAGCATGGTCGACGAGGCGGCCTCACAGGATCTGATCGAGGAAGACGATCGCGAACTGATCCACTCCGTGTTCGACTTCACCGACACCTTCGTCCGAGCGGTCATGGTGCCGCGGACGGACATGGTGACGATGAGCGGCACCGTCACGACCGAAGACGCGATGCGCCTCTTCCTCGACAAGGGCGTCTCACGCATCCCCATCGCCGACGACGACGCGGACGACATCACCGGTGTCGTGTACCTGAAAGACCTCGTGCAGTTCGCCTACCGCGACGAGCGCTCCTGGCGCGACGCTCCCGTCAGTAGGATCGCGCGGCCCGCGGTGTTCGTCCCCGAATCGATGAAGGCCGAGACTCTGCTCCAGCAGATGAAGCGGGATGCCGTGCACGTCTGTCTCGTCGTCGACGAGTACGGCGGGGTCGCCGGCCTCGTGACCCTGGAAGACCTCATCGAAGAGCTCGTCGGCGAGATCGCCGATGAGTACGATCCCCGGTCCAGCGAGGTCGTGGACCTCGGTGACGGACGCTATCGCGTGAGCGCCCGGCTCGGCCTCGACGAAGTCGGGGAGCTCTTCGGTCTCGAACTGGAAGACGACGACGTCGACTCCGTCGGCGGCCTGCTCGGCAAGCTCCTGGGGCGCGTCCCGCTCCCCGGCGCGACCGCCGAGCACGGCGGACTCGTCTTCACCGGTGGAACATCGCGCGGCCGCGGCCGGGGTCTGGCCACCGTCTTCGTCGAACGCAGCGCCGCGCTCGACGCCGTCGACGGCGCATTCGTCGGCACCATCCCGCCGCTGAGCGGCCCCATCCCGACCATCAAGGGGGAGTCGTGA
- the ybeY gene encoding rRNA maturation RNase YbeY has product MTIEITNESGVPIDETVLLRLTEQNLAELHVSADADVAILLVDEGAMESLHVQWMDEPGPTDVLSFPMDELRPGTEDQPAPAGLLGDIVLCPQVAETQAQAAGHATIDELILLTTHGLLHLLGFDHAEPDEEREMFGLQRELIAAFQATERRRRA; this is encoded by the coding sequence ATGACCATCGAGATCACCAACGAGTCCGGCGTCCCGATCGACGAGACCGTGCTCCTGCGCCTCACGGAGCAGAATCTCGCCGAACTGCACGTGAGTGCGGATGCGGACGTCGCGATCCTCCTCGTCGACGAGGGCGCCATGGAATCCCTCCACGTGCAGTGGATGGACGAGCCGGGGCCCACCGACGTGCTGAGCTTCCCGATGGACGAACTGCGACCGGGGACCGAGGACCAGCCGGCGCCGGCCGGCCTCCTGGGTGACATCGTGCTCTGCCCGCAGGTCGCCGAGACGCAGGCGCAGGCGGCCGGGCACGCGACGATCGACGAACTGATCCTCCTGACGACGCACGGCCTCCTCCACCTCCTCGGCTTCGATCACGCCGAGCCCGACGAGGAGCGAGAGATGTTCGGGCTGCAGCGCGAGCTCATCGCCGCTTTCCAGGCGACCGAGCGCCGACGACGCGCATGA